From Anaerohalosphaera lusitana, one genomic window encodes:
- a CDS encoding discoidin domain-containing protein — protein MCITSKSGQMITELHFFKMVIVTSVLVTGATVCAAVPMNLTRIVNGQFTLRLTKMNFRGPHFEVLVQNETGGYDTFDPGEVRTFIGTVDEDPAAVAVGYLRSDGVLLSGVFGYRGTFTIFEGDTAIYARGWNSGTTFKMPTQPTVTPGHGGTTMYEWGIGYDVDNDGYVHKYGSNTAYAVERIEFMNVCLAANFMQNVLLKPMVERVIIRASQSHCPYHGIGGTALISPLSNEWQTNQSDAMDYCFKISLCTPNIGGGVAYMNGAFNVNGIYEGNLSYGIARHELGHNWGVNDYEAGSPEGQTINCGNAYAWWCGPGIQDILNHRDLNLIGSGYETNVGTFDTVNIPPYPSLDAIEIFPGTTSVVIDVMCNDHDVNGDVLTLYSFEDMSTKGAAVTQTGSGSNARLVYEVSLKSGTDSFFYTVEDSSGQRATGVVVLDHRPSFSVAPADAFHTVSDFEQGSSSSRNYTLTNNLGSSFNWVASHNATWYDLSSYGGTLSGNASFNVNVKLNAETKSLAPGYHEDTIIFTDTANNFTINRTVSLDVKQPLVVQLDAPEVIGYSSEYPGGGYAPGKAVDNTQLDWATNGDRHNGWIAFDFGKPVTIDAVLFQDRSDGSTLQFSLTFSDDAIFGDAEDTTIILNSGGMAGKLYNIASQTARYVRYDVVQYDGDINTGITEISFYRRVAESPRSITGISITAAASSEISSPQNATNGNGLSGWLHDNNPNGETMWVGTNPFGGSSNPNPGTELGAEWIKFEFDRIYNLTDMLVWNYNQANASAGYPALTDRGMAEVYVEYSVDGVNYTNLFGDGNTTTLKRATSIDGTPPTDQLDFGGVQVKYVVITAASSNPNYGGDLIGLSEARFGLGGGPLCLQVPYPTVQDYSSEYPGGSYAPSNSIDYSQSDWSSNGQGSEAWISFDFGSQVITDSVLFQDRTNGSTLEFSLTFSDDTIFGDTGDTTMTFYNTGGTNSNLYRFGPQTARYVRYDVVQSRSTDLNTGIAEIAFYKTLNLSSDPISSVTATASSEYDHAFATNTVNSTGLSGSLHSNAYTDMWLGDGTLAGVGTHEGGAEWIKFDLKEVYVLDECVIWNYNQNGFTARGMNEVLVKTSTDGVNYTNLFGGESTTHLHRATGCKGTPPTDVINFDGTLARYVLIIASAANPNFPEGDQNLIGLSNVHFTGTPTGCQTHYIADFDFDGDVDLSDLNTFAAEYLNAVTYTESAGHVVMEAEHFTTNTPGSGSMAGSDWVPFDENESSDGFMQALPDQSRSIDAQINQYSPQLRYRIDFETAGEYYIWVKAKAADIASDSIHYGLDGVCASSGASSALRVLRGGSFNWISQKGSGERPKIAVETAGVHNFDLWMREDGATLDRVLLTTDVNYDPTISGEPAESALTDLIADLNNDGTVDLLDFSILARYWLVGM, from the coding sequence ATGTGCATCACTAGCAAAAGTGGTCAGATGATAACTGAACTACATTTTTTTAAAATGGTGATAGTAACATCTGTTCTTGTAACGGGAGCAACGGTTTGTGCTGCCGTTCCGATGAATTTAACACGCATTGTCAATGGACAATTTACTCTGCGGCTGACAAAGATGAATTTCCGGGGCCCGCATTTTGAGGTGCTGGTTCAGAATGAAACTGGTGGTTATGATACCTTTGATCCGGGTGAGGTGCGGACGTTCATCGGTACCGTGGACGAGGACCCGGCAGCCGTTGCAGTTGGTTATTTGCGTTCTGACGGTGTTCTGTTGTCGGGTGTTTTTGGGTATCGTGGAACGTTTACCATATTTGAAGGTGACACCGCAATCTATGCAAGAGGATGGAACAGTGGGACGACGTTCAAAATGCCAACTCAACCGACTGTTACGCCGGGCCATGGCGGAACGACAATGTATGAGTGGGGCATTGGTTATGACGTCGATAATGATGGCTATGTCCATAAATACGGTTCGAACACTGCCTATGCGGTGGAGCGGATAGAATTTATGAATGTCTGCCTGGCAGCGAATTTCATGCAAAACGTGTTACTTAAACCGATGGTTGAGCGTGTTATTATTCGTGCATCGCAATCGCATTGTCCCTATCACGGCATCGGTGGAACCGCGCTTATAAGCCCACTTTCAAACGAGTGGCAAACAAACCAGTCTGATGCGATGGACTATTGCTTTAAAATCTCTTTATGTACTCCGAATATCGGCGGAGGTGTGGCTTATATGAATGGCGCGTTTAATGTGAATGGCATATACGAAGGGAACTTGTCATATGGAATAGCTCGTCATGAGTTGGGTCATAACTGGGGTGTTAACGATTATGAAGCTGGGAGTCCGGAAGGTCAGACTATCAATTGCGGCAATGCTTATGCCTGGTGGTGCGGCCCGGGGATTCAGGACATTCTGAATCACCGAGACTTAAATTTAATTGGTTCGGGATACGAAACTAATGTCGGAACTTTCGACACAGTCAATATTCCTCCATACCCCAGTCTTGATGCCATCGAGATATTTCCTGGCACAACTTCTGTGGTGATCGATGTGATGTGTAACGATCATGATGTCAATGGGGATGTGTTGACTCTTTATTCGTTTGAGGATATGTCCACCAAAGGCGCTGCCGTGACACAAACGGGCAGCGGCTCAAACGCACGTCTGGTTTATGAGGTGTCCCTCAAATCGGGTACGGATTCATTTTTCTATACAGTAGAGGACAGTAGCGGCCAAAGGGCAACAGGAGTGGTGGTTCTGGATCATCGGCCAAGTTTTTCAGTGGCCCCGGCTGACGCTTTCCATACCGTTAGCGATTTTGAACAAGGCAGTTCCAGTAGCCGGAATTATACGCTCACCAATAATTTGGGCTCATCGTTCAACTGGGTAGCGTCACATAATGCAACCTGGTACGATCTTTCGAGTTATGGCGGAACTCTTTCCGGTAATGCCTCGTTTAACGTCAATGTGAAATTGAATGCTGAGACGAAAAGCCTGGCTCCAGGATACCACGAGGATACGATAATCTTTACTGATACTGCCAATAATTTTACCATAAATCGCACGGTGTCCCTGGACGTGAAGCAACCGTTAGTCGTTCAACTGGATGCACCGGAAGTGATAGGCTATTCTTCGGAATATCCTGGCGGTGGTTATGCTCCGGGCAAAGCTGTCGATAATACCCAACTCGACTGGGCCACCAATGGTGACCGTCATAACGGATGGATTGCGTTTGACTTTGGTAAACCGGTAACAATTGATGCAGTTCTGTTTCAGGACCGTTCAGATGGGTCGACGCTTCAGTTCAGTCTGACCTTCAGTGATGACGCCATTTTTGGTGACGCGGAAGATACAACGATTATTCTCAATTCAGGCGGTATGGCGGGCAAACTCTATAATATTGCCTCGCAGACTGCACGCTATGTACGCTATGATGTGGTACAATACGATGGCGACATTAACACCGGGATCACCGAGATTTCTTTTTATCGTCGTGTAGCCGAATCGCCCAGATCGATTACAGGCATTAGCATTACTGCGGCAGCTTCTTCAGAAATTTCTTCTCCGCAAAATGCAACAAACGGTAACGGCTTAAGCGGATGGTTGCATGACAATAATCCTAATGGAGAGACGATGTGGGTCGGGACCAACCCGTTTGGCGGCAGCAGCAATCCCAATCCGGGCACCGAACTGGGCGCCGAGTGGATTAAATTCGAGTTTGACCGCATTTACAACCTTACCGACATGCTGGTGTGGAATTATAATCAGGCAAACGCATCTGCTGGATATCCGGCCCTGACGGACCGAGGAATGGCAGAGGTTTATGTTGAATACAGCGTTGACGGGGTTAATTATACGAATCTTTTTGGTGATGGTAATACCACGACCTTAAAGCGGGCGACCAGCATTGACGGTACTCCGCCAACCGATCAGCTTGATTTTGGCGGTGTTCAGGTCAAATACGTTGTTATTACCGCGGCTTCATCGAATCCCAATTACGGCGGCGATCTGATCGGGTTGAGTGAGGCTCGTTTTGGTCTTGGCGGCGGACCGCTTTGCTTACAGGTGCCTTATCCGACGGTACAGGATTATTCCTCTGAATATCCTGGCGGCAGTTATGCTCCCAGCAATTCGATCGATTACAGTCAATCAGACTGGTCCAGCAATGGCCAGGGTTCCGAGGCTTGGATATCTTTTGATTTCGGTTCGCAGGTAATAACGGACTCAGTCCTTTTTCAGGATCGCACTAATGGCTCTACACTTGAGTTCAGTCTCACCTTCAGTGACGACACGATCTTTGGTGACACGGGTGATACAACAATGACCTTTTATAATACCGGTGGAACAAATTCAAATCTCTATCGCTTTGGCCCTCAGACGGCTCGCTATGTGCGTTATGATGTCGTACAGTCCAGGTCCACAGATTTAAACACAGGCATTGCCGAAATTGCTTTTTATAAAACTCTGAATCTTTCTTCTGACCCAATTTCAAGTGTGACTGCCACAGCCTCGTCAGAATACGACCATGCTTTCGCGACTAACACCGTGAACAGTACTGGCCTTTCAGGTTCCCTGCACAGCAATGCTTATACTGACATGTGGTTGGGAGATGGTACCTTGGCCGGCGTTGGCACTCATGAAGGAGGTGCAGAGTGGATCAAGTTCGACTTGAAAGAGGTCTATGTGCTTGACGAGTGTGTAATCTGGAACTACAACCAAAATGGCTTTACCGCTCGTGGCATGAATGAGGTACTGGTTAAAACATCGACTGATGGTGTGAATTATACAAATCTGTTCGGGGGCGAATCTACGACCCATTTACATCGTGCCACCGGTTGTAAAGGTACACCGCCGACCGATGTGATCAACTTTGATGGTACTTTGGCGCGTTATGTCTTGATCATTGCCTCCGCCGCGAATCCGAACTTCCCGGAGGGCGATCAAAATCTCATCGGTTTGAGCAATGTTCATTTCACGGGTACGCCAACCGGTTGTCAGACGCACTACATTGCAGATTTTGATTTTGATGGCGATGTTGACTTGTCCGACCTGAACACTTTTGCCGCAGAATATCTGAACGCAGTGACATATACCGAATCAGCCGGACATGTGGTAATGGAGGCCGAGCATTTCACCACGAACACTCCCGGCAGCGGTTCTATGGCTGGCAGCGACTGGGTACCTTTTGATGAAAATGAGTCTTCGGACGGTTTTATGCAGGCCCTGCCCGATCAGTCCCGCAGTATCGATGCTCAGATAAACCAGTATTCGCCGCAGCTACGTTACCGGATTGATTTCGAGACGGCTGGCGAATATTATATTTGGGTCAAAGCCAAGGCCGCTGATATAGCATCTGACAGTATACATTATGGATTGGACGGAGTCTGTGCAAGCTCCGGTGCCTCATCGGCTCTGCGTGTACTTCGAGGCGGCAGTTTCAATTGGATTTCGCAAAAAGGTAGCGGGGAACGACCAAAGATAGCGGTTGAAACAGCGGGCGTGCATAATTTTGATCTCTGGATGCGGGAAGATGGTGCGACTCTGGACCGTGTGCTCCTGACGACAGACGTTAATTACGACCCAACCATCAGCGGAGAACCGGCCGAAAGTGCTCTTACGGATTTAATTGCCGATCTTAACAATGACGGCACTGTAGACTTACTCGATTTTAGTATTCTTGCAAGATATTGGTTGGTGGGAATGTAA
- a CDS encoding glycosyl hydrolase-related protein, producing the protein MKIEKTKLANGGYVFKDITPPCKNDAACDADLSMVKNKLDAGSSEVSWLINGVISASPEQANQTVFLTNDNAVGGKILVDLGKAISISEINTYSHHYFAGDEGARAPQVYSVYGSRAADPDAVGKTNEWVKIAEVDSRPNTTGKDWGGIYGVSISDDRKDLGVFRYILFDIKPTRSPLQNNPVWTNTFYTEIDIHSDKTIMHQEPARLAGQNPYVEEVIVVFKTHFDIGFTDLARNVVHRYRTSMIDHALDVVEASEELPKDQQFVWTVAGWPMMKILEDWDGQTEERKRKVWDAFEKGRFVVHALPYTLHTESSELEGLVRGMNYSSGLCRKTGIDLPIAAKMTDVPSHSWELPTLCKHAGIKFLHLGCNPASQSPDVPLMYWWEGPDGSRLLTMYVSKDYGTDLIPPEDWPHKTWLAMIMTGDNHGPPSVSEVRNLLQRADRELPTDVNVRFGTLDDFAEAILAEDPELPVVRGDMPDSWIHGQMTSPVETGIARRSRPLISAAESLNTLLRCWGADVPDNAAEIRKAYDDSVRYAEHTWAINTAYMQPHRSYGEKFEKELEEGRFARYEESWAEKGSHALKIEKVTRGSLDRDLRALAASINIDGGRVVVYNAQPWTRDGMVMVDAPGFTGRSLRDVESGSLTAVTPGEKNQIRFIARDVPAMGYRTYTVSDIPVDEGELIADENNNLIENSFYRIMLKPETGSILSIIDKRTGKELVDKDSEYGFGQYLYERFGKKEVQRFLDQYLKIHTGWAYNDMGKRDLPDIKYYSGSTADATLDLEKDSNRVTAKMAADPGDKIRHKHGVSVTLYKDRPYIDIEWQVYDKEFNAYPEAGWISLPFKIDNPSFRLARLGGMIDPVTDIVDNTYKDVSCLNGGMAVLRKDGVGAGVCPLDSPLVSLDSPGLWRFSRDFVPEKPNVFVNLYNNMWGTNYRQWIGGSWKSCVRIWSFDKYECERDLITPSAEARMPLVAGYAVGTKGKLPVIAEGVELSNKGVMLTAFGDNPDGDGMILRLWEQAGEDGKCTVKLPKGLNAQTVQPCDLRGRAEGDPMVVENGSFDVELGRYQPASFRINLEM; encoded by the coding sequence GTGAAGATCGAGAAAACGAAGCTCGCAAACGGAGGCTATGTTTTCAAGGATATTACCCCGCCCTGCAAGAATGATGCTGCGTGCGATGCAGACCTGTCCATGGTAAAGAACAAGCTGGATGCCGGCAGCTCAGAAGTTTCATGGCTGATAAACGGAGTGATTTCGGCCTCGCCTGAGCAGGCAAATCAAACCGTTTTCTTAACCAACGATAACGCTGTGGGCGGCAAAATACTTGTTGATCTGGGCAAAGCCATCTCGATATCTGAGATCAACACATATTCACATCATTATTTTGCGGGTGATGAAGGGGCACGAGCTCCGCAGGTCTATTCGGTTTACGGCAGCAGGGCAGCCGATCCGGATGCAGTCGGCAAGACAAACGAATGGGTGAAGATCGCAGAGGTTGACAGCAGACCAAACACTACCGGCAAGGATTGGGGCGGTATTTACGGTGTGAGTATTTCTGACGACCGAAAAGATTTGGGTGTCTTTCGCTATATTCTATTCGACATCAAACCCACCCGATCGCCACTGCAGAATAATCCGGTCTGGACCAATACATTTTATACGGAAATCGATATTCATTCGGACAAGACCATTATGCATCAGGAACCAGCCAGGCTTGCCGGCCAGAATCCATATGTTGAGGAAGTGATAGTTGTTTTCAAAACTCATTTTGATATCGGCTTTACGGACCTGGCGCGAAATGTTGTGCATCGTTACAGAACAAGCATGATCGATCATGCTCTGGACGTCGTTGAGGCCAGTGAGGAACTTCCGAAAGATCAGCAATTTGTCTGGACCGTGGCTGGTTGGCCAATGATGAAAATACTTGAAGACTGGGACGGTCAGACCGAAGAACGAAAACGAAAAGTCTGGGACGCATTTGAAAAAGGTCGTTTTGTCGTCCACGCATTACCATACACTCTTCACACCGAGTCCAGCGAGCTTGAGGGGCTAGTCAGAGGCATGAACTATTCATCCGGTCTTTGTCGCAAAACAGGAATAGACCTCCCGATCGCGGCAAAAATGACGGATGTGCCCAGTCACTCATGGGAACTGCCTACGCTCTGCAAGCACGCTGGCATAAAATTTCTCCATCTCGGCTGCAATCCCGCCAGTCAGTCTCCTGACGTTCCACTTATGTACTGGTGGGAAGGGCCGGATGGTTCACGCCTTTTGACGATGTACGTCAGCAAGGATTACGGAACGGATCTGATACCACCTGAGGACTGGCCGCATAAGACATGGCTTGCGATGATCATGACGGGAGATAACCACGGTCCGCCTTCGGTTAGCGAAGTCAGGAATCTGCTTCAGAGAGCGGATCGGGAACTGCCTACCGATGTAAATGTTCGTTTCGGAACCCTGGACGATTTCGCGGAGGCGATACTTGCAGAGGACCCTGAGCTGCCGGTGGTTCGCGGTGACATGCCGGACAGTTGGATACACGGCCAGATGACCAGCCCTGTGGAAACAGGTATTGCAAGAAGGTCGAGGCCTTTGATATCGGCGGCTGAGTCTCTCAATACCCTGTTAAGGTGCTGGGGCGCTGATGTGCCCGATAATGCCGCAGAGATTCGGAAGGCATATGACGACAGTGTGCGGTATGCCGAACATACTTGGGCAATAAATACCGCGTATATGCAGCCGCACCGGAGCTACGGCGAAAAGTTCGAGAAGGAACTCGAAGAAGGGCGTTTTGCTCGATATGAAGAATCCTGGGCCGAGAAGGGGTCTCATGCTCTGAAAATCGAAAAGGTCACCCGGGGCAGCCTCGATCGTGACCTGCGGGCTCTGGCGGCTTCGATAAATATCGACGGAGGGCGTGTCGTGGTGTACAATGCTCAGCCCTGGACCAGAGATGGTATGGTGATGGTTGATGCGCCCGGTTTTACGGGCCGCTCGTTAAGAGATGTCGAGTCAGGTTCGCTGACAGCCGTTACACCAGGTGAGAAAAATCAAATCAGATTTATTGCTCGCGATGTCCCTGCGATGGGATACCGCACTTACACGGTATCCGATATTCCAGTCGATGAAGGCGAACTCATCGCTGATGAAAATAACAATTTGATCGAGAACAGTTTCTACAGGATCATGCTCAAGCCAGAGACAGGAAGTATTTTATCGATCATCGACAAGCGAACCGGCAAAGAGCTCGTCGACAAGGACAGCGAGTACGGGTTCGGTCAGTATCTCTATGAGCGTTTCGGCAAAAAGGAAGTCCAGCGTTTTCTCGACCAGTATCTGAAGATACATACTGGCTGGGCCTACAACGATATGGGTAAACGTGACCTGCCGGACATAAAGTATTATTCGGGCAGTACGGCAGACGCAACACTCGATCTCGAGAAAGATAGCAATCGCGTGACTGCAAAAATGGCCGCCGATCCGGGTGATAAGATCAGGCACAAACACGGTGTCTCCGTGACGCTGTACAAAGACAGGCCGTACATAGATATAGAATGGCAAGTCTACGATAAGGAGTTCAATGCATATCCCGAAGCGGGCTGGATATCGCTTCCGTTCAAGATAGATAATCCAAGCTTCCGTCTTGCAAGGTTGGGGGGCATGATCGATCCTGTAACGGATATCGTAGACAACACCTATAAAGACGTTAGCTGCTTGAACGGCGGTATGGCTGTTCTGCGTAAAGATGGCGTCGGTGCGGGTGTCTGTCCGCTGGATTCGCCGCTTGTCAGTCTGGACAGTCCGGGGCTTTGGCGTTTCTCCAGGGACTTCGTTCCTGAAAAGCCAAACGTGTTTGTCAATCTTTACAACAACATGTGGGGTACGAATTACCGGCAGTGGATAGGCGGATCGTGGAAGTCCTGTGTAAGGATATGGTCTTTCGATAAATATGAGTGTGAGCGTGACTTGATCACACCATCTGCTGAGGCTCGTATGCCGCTGGTGGCTGGTTATGCAGTCGGGACAAAGGGCAAGCTGCCTGTGATTGCCGAAGGCGTTGAGCTGTCGAACAAGGGCGTTATGCTGACCGCATTTGGCGATAACCCGGACGGGGACGGGATGATACTGAGGCTGTGGGAGCAGGCGGGCGAGGATGGTAAATGTACGGTCAAACTGCCGAAAGGTCTAAACGCACAGACCGTTCAGCCTTGTGATTTGCGTGGCCGGGCGGAAGGTGATCCGATGGTAGTTGAAAACGGTTCATTTGATGTTGAGCTTGGACGTTATCAGCCTGCAAGTTTTAGAATAAATTTGGAAATGTAG